The following proteins come from a genomic window of Bactrocera tryoni isolate S06 chromosome 1, CSIRO_BtryS06_freeze2, whole genome shotgun sequence:
- the LOC120782594 gene encoding N-alpha-acetyltransferase 80 isoform X2, which translates to MGLPPFNVSGSPFSVVPIHNYPELMKKTCELINSEWPRSETARMRSLEASCDTLPCSLVLTTDGMNRVIAHCKLSQIPSKKMACFIESVVVDKSCRGQGFGKLIMKFAEDYCRIVLDLKAIYLSTIDQDGFYERIGYEYCAPISMYGPRHCELPSLENAKKKYMKKVL; encoded by the exons ATg GGTCTTCCACCATTTAATGTGTCGGGTAGCCCCTTCAGTGTTGTTCCTATACACAACTATCCCGAGCTAATGAAGAAGACATGCGAGCTGATTAACTCTGAATGGCCGCGTAGTGAGACGGCTCGCATGCGATCGCTTGAAGCTTCCTGTGATACACTTCCCTGCAGCTTAGTTTTAACTACGGACGGGATGAATCGTGTTATAGCTCATTGTAAGTTAAGCCAGATACCGTCCAAAAAGATGGCCTGCTTTATTGAGTCGGTGGTGGTAGACAAAAGTTGTCGTGGACAAGGTTTTGgcaaattaattatgaaatttgCGGAAGACTATTGTCGCATCGTATTGGATTTAAAAGCCATTTACTTATCAACCATTGATCAAGATGGGTTCTATGAACGTATCGGTTATGAGTACTGTGCGCCCATATCGATGTATGGGCCGCGTCATTGTGAACTGCCTAGTTTGGAGAATGCCAAAAAGAAATACATGAAGAAAGTCTTATAG
- the LOC120782594 gene encoding N-alpha-acetyltransferase 80 isoform X1, translating to MRFIKSEPYYEGLPPFNVSGSPFSVVPIHNYPELMKKTCELINSEWPRSETARMRSLEASCDTLPCSLVLTTDGMNRVIAHCKLSQIPSKKMACFIESVVVDKSCRGQGFGKLIMKFAEDYCRIVLDLKAIYLSTIDQDGFYERIGYEYCAPISMYGPRHCELPSLENAKKKYMKKVL from the exons ATGCGCTTCATTAAGTCGGAACCGTACTATGAG GGTCTTCCACCATTTAATGTGTCGGGTAGCCCCTTCAGTGTTGTTCCTATACACAACTATCCCGAGCTAATGAAGAAGACATGCGAGCTGATTAACTCTGAATGGCCGCGTAGTGAGACGGCTCGCATGCGATCGCTTGAAGCTTCCTGTGATACACTTCCCTGCAGCTTAGTTTTAACTACGGACGGGATGAATCGTGTTATAGCTCATTGTAAGTTAAGCCAGATACCGTCCAAAAAGATGGCCTGCTTTATTGAGTCGGTGGTGGTAGACAAAAGTTGTCGTGGACAAGGTTTTGgcaaattaattatgaaatttgCGGAAGACTATTGTCGCATCGTATTGGATTTAAAAGCCATTTACTTATCAACCATTGATCAAGATGGGTTCTATGAACGTATCGGTTATGAGTACTGTGCGCCCATATCGATGTATGGGCCGCGTCATTGTGAACTGCCTAGTTTGGAGAATGCCAAAAAGAAATACATGAAGAAAGTCTTATAG
- the LOC120766300 gene encoding uncharacterized protein LOC120766300 isoform X2, whose protein sequence is MDISRQAFSEANTTGVSMYLSFDSSISSAAYKTLEATTCDLSMLSNMDHEEATVENSQEIHQNSTLEALDSHLNYLESVKHMDACSKLTALPKRILQDYNVVSSTPTKEQLLRSVEVVRGSGAERCVDLKFAFMDMDDKKVNNPTDKENALPPKQVTAISNKNDETSLRTIIEETSVIDEINTSKLKEEPNIQETTPKATNSKISITDELPRDPEKSENKVSDINKRKSLIKKPLCEPDLKANRPSRISMNPNNRYTLNNIGTKSNIDKEIKEIPKLMNKVLKFAEATITENDKSKTTSLSDTPRRSVLPNTHQNRKSTIPTGLSHNNRKSMLPIGRTVQTEVNTKCTQKPHTESTKQGPTNRKSLYSVVSAKAANVPPLTAPNTKTRPIVTAKPDSIFVCKVCGCKFSLKSLLDAHKRSHEGDGVPAFVKKTATSAASTASSITHSNNGNKCRYCDKKFALLRALHIHLLQNCPKIPPNDKRKLKFHEMDHVEKAQLPSVFHVSTSGAKINSQIQNTLTNVPPQRSHSDLSSISVSSTDSTNDKKALAEITIIANSAAAAVDGLLPEMAPPAARMVKKTTAHAGIHRTPNKAIICHICKISFKCIMDHIQHNMTVHFKNTETPNDEIDARKITTNANASATKLMQ, encoded by the exons ATGGATATCTCTAGGCAAGCATTTAGTGAAGCGAATACTACCGGAGTGTCCATGTATTTGTCGTTTGATTCAAGCATTTCTAGTGCAGCATATAAAACATTGGAAGCTACTACATGTGATCTTTCAATGTTGTCAAACATGGACCATGAGGAGGCAACTGTTGAAAATTCTCAGGAAATTCATCAAAATAGCACGCTGGAGGCGTTAGATTCGCATTTGAACTACCTAGAATCAGTTAAGCATATGGACGCGTGTTCAAAGCTCACTGCTTTACCAAAGCGTATTTTGCAAGATTATAATGTTGTCAGCTCGACACCCACCAAGGAACAGTTATTGCGTAGTGTTGAAGTTGTTCGCGGCTCCGGCGCTGAAAGATGTGTGGATCTAAAGTTTGCTTTTATGGACATGGATGACAAAAAAGTTAATAACCCCACAGATAAGGAAAATGCTTTACCTCCTAAACAGGTAACagcaatatcaaataaaaacgaCGAAACCTCACTACGGACAATAATAGAAGAAACATCAGTTATTGACGAAATAAATACTAGTAAACTTAAGGAAGAGCCAAACATTCAAGAAACAACACCAAAGGCCACCAACAGTAAGATATCAATAACCGACGAACTACCACGGGATCcagaaaaatcagaaaataaag TTTCAgatataaacaaaagaaaatcacTGATTAAGAAGCCATTATGCGAACCTGATCTCAAAGCTAATCGTCCATCAAGAATTTCTATGAATCCAAATAATCGTTATACACTAAACAATATTGGTACAAAATCAAATATTGACAAAGAGATTAAGGAAATTCCAAAATTAATGAACAAGGTGTTGAAATTCGCTGAAGCTACAATCACAGAGAACGATAAATCCAAAACAACATCTCTCTCGGATACGC CTCGACGATCTGTTCTACCCAACACGCATCAAAACAGAAAAAGTACCATACCCACAGGGCTATCGCACAACAATCGCAAAAGTATGTTGCCAATAGGTAGAACGGTACAAACTGAGGTCAATACAAAATGTACACAAAAGCCACACACTGAATCTACTAAGCAAGGACCAACCAATCGAAAGTCCTTGTACTCCGTAGTGTCGGCTAAAGCTGCTAACGTTCCACCATTAACTGCACCGAATACGAAAACTCGGCCAATTGTAACCGCGAAACCCGACAGCATTTTCGTTTGCAAAGTTTGTGGTTGTAAATTTAGCCTTAAGTCACTCTTAGATGCACATAAGCGTTCTCATGAAGGTGATGGTGTACCAGCATTTGTTAAGAAAACTGCCACAAGCGCTGCGAGTACAGCTTCATCAATTACACATtcaaataatggaaataaatgtAGATATTGCGATAAAAAGTTTGCACTACTTCGTGCTTTACACATACACCTGCTGCAAAATTGTCCAAAAATACCACCAAATGATAAGCGCAAGTTAAAATTCCATGAAATGGATCATGTTGAAAAAGCTCAATTGCCTTCGGTCTTCCATGTAAGCACTTCTGGTGCTAAAATAaactcacaaatacaaaatacattGACGAATGTACCGCCACAGCGTTCTCACTCAGATTTGAGTAGCATTTCTGTAAGTTCTACAGATTCCACAAATgataaaaaag cgcTTGCTGAAATTACCATAATAGCGAACAGCGCGGCTGCAGCAGTTGACGGTTTATTGCCGGAGATGGCGCCACCCGCAGCAAGAATGGTAAAGAAAACAACAGCTCATGCTGGTATACATCGTACACCGAATAAAGCCATTATATGTCACATCTGTAAGATATCATTTAAATGTATAATGGATCATATTCAGCATAATATGACGGTGCATTTCAAAAATACTGAAACTCCAAACGACGAAATCGATGCCCGGAAGATTACCACTAATGCGAATGCATCGGCTACAAAACTAATGCAGTAA
- the LOC120766300 gene encoding uncharacterized protein LOC120766300 isoform X1, translated as MDISRQAFSEANTTGVSMYLSFDSSISSAAYKTLEATTCDLSMLSNMDHEEATVENSQEIHQNSTLEALDSHLNYLESVKHMDACSKLTALPKRILQDYNVVSSTPTKEQLLRSVEVVRGSGAERCVDLKFAFMDMDDKKVNNPTDKENALPPKQVTAISNKNDETSLRTIIEETSVIDEINTSKLKEEPNIQETTPKATNSKISITDELPRDPEKSENKVSDINKRKSLIKKPLCEPDLKANRPSRISMNPNNRYTLNNIGTKSNIDKEIKEIPKLMNKVLKFAEATITENDKSKTTSLSDTRKSISYNPKGRSSMLPSSVASQGEKRPFAFTQRMSVLVKTTLNSPARKIARRSVLPNTHQNRKSTIPTGLSHNNRKSMLPIGRTVQTEVNTKCTQKPHTESTKQGPTNRKSLYSVVSAKAANVPPLTAPNTKTRPIVTAKPDSIFVCKVCGCKFSLKSLLDAHKRSHEGDGVPAFVKKTATSAASTASSITHSNNGNKCRYCDKKFALLRALHIHLLQNCPKIPPNDKRKLKFHEMDHVEKAQLPSVFHVSTSGAKINSQIQNTLTNVPPQRSHSDLSSISVSSTDSTNDKKALAEITIIANSAAAAVDGLLPEMAPPAARMVKKTTAHAGIHRTPNKAIICHICKISFKCIMDHIQHNMTVHFKNTETPNDEIDARKITTNANASATKLMQ; from the exons ATGGATATCTCTAGGCAAGCATTTAGTGAAGCGAATACTACCGGAGTGTCCATGTATTTGTCGTTTGATTCAAGCATTTCTAGTGCAGCATATAAAACATTGGAAGCTACTACATGTGATCTTTCAATGTTGTCAAACATGGACCATGAGGAGGCAACTGTTGAAAATTCTCAGGAAATTCATCAAAATAGCACGCTGGAGGCGTTAGATTCGCATTTGAACTACCTAGAATCAGTTAAGCATATGGACGCGTGTTCAAAGCTCACTGCTTTACCAAAGCGTATTTTGCAAGATTATAATGTTGTCAGCTCGACACCCACCAAGGAACAGTTATTGCGTAGTGTTGAAGTTGTTCGCGGCTCCGGCGCTGAAAGATGTGTGGATCTAAAGTTTGCTTTTATGGACATGGATGACAAAAAAGTTAATAACCCCACAGATAAGGAAAATGCTTTACCTCCTAAACAGGTAACagcaatatcaaataaaaacgaCGAAACCTCACTACGGACAATAATAGAAGAAACATCAGTTATTGACGAAATAAATACTAGTAAACTTAAGGAAGAGCCAAACATTCAAGAAACAACACCAAAGGCCACCAACAGTAAGATATCAATAACCGACGAACTACCACGGGATCcagaaaaatcagaaaataaag TTTCAgatataaacaaaagaaaatcacTGATTAAGAAGCCATTATGCGAACCTGATCTCAAAGCTAATCGTCCATCAAGAATTTCTATGAATCCAAATAATCGTTATACACTAAACAATATTGGTACAAAATCAAATATTGACAAAGAGATTAAGGAAATTCCAAAATTAATGAACAAGGTGTTGAAATTCGCTGAAGCTACAATCACAGAGAACGATAAATCCAAAACAACATCTCTCTCGGATACGCGTAAGTCTATTTCATATAATCCAAAAGGACGCTCATCAATGCTACCATCTAGTGTAGCATCACAAGGTGAAAAACGTCCTTTTGCATTTACACAACGTATGTCGGTATTGGTAAAGACCACATTAAACAGTCCCGCACGTAAAATAGCTCGACGATCTGTTCTACCCAACACGCATCAAAACAGAAAAAGTACCATACCCACAGGGCTATCGCACAACAATCGCAAAAGTATGTTGCCAATAGGTAGAACGGTACAAACTGAGGTCAATACAAAATGTACACAAAAGCCACACACTGAATCTACTAAGCAAGGACCAACCAATCGAAAGTCCTTGTACTCCGTAGTGTCGGCTAAAGCTGCTAACGTTCCACCATTAACTGCACCGAATACGAAAACTCGGCCAATTGTAACCGCGAAACCCGACAGCATTTTCGTTTGCAAAGTTTGTGGTTGTAAATTTAGCCTTAAGTCACTCTTAGATGCACATAAGCGTTCTCATGAAGGTGATGGTGTACCAGCATTTGTTAAGAAAACTGCCACAAGCGCTGCGAGTACAGCTTCATCAATTACACATtcaaataatggaaataaatgtAGATATTGCGATAAAAAGTTTGCACTACTTCGTGCTTTACACATACACCTGCTGCAAAATTGTCCAAAAATACCACCAAATGATAAGCGCAAGTTAAAATTCCATGAAATGGATCATGTTGAAAAAGCTCAATTGCCTTCGGTCTTCCATGTAAGCACTTCTGGTGCTAAAATAaactcacaaatacaaaatacattGACGAATGTACCGCCACAGCGTTCTCACTCAGATTTGAGTAGCATTTCTGTAAGTTCTACAGATTCCACAAATgataaaaaag cgcTTGCTGAAATTACCATAATAGCGAACAGCGCGGCTGCAGCAGTTGACGGTTTATTGCCGGAGATGGCGCCACCCGCAGCAAGAATGGTAAAGAAAACAACAGCTCATGCTGGTATACATCGTACACCGAATAAAGCCATTATATGTCACATCTGTAAGATATCATTTAAATGTATAATGGATCATATTCAGCATAATATGACGGTGCATTTCAAAAATACTGAAACTCCAAACGACGAAATCGATGCCCGGAAGATTACCACTAATGCGAATGCATCGGCTACAAAACTAATGCAGTAA
- the LOC120766446 gene encoding 40S ribosomal protein S29, translated as MGFANLWYSHPRKYGQGSRCCRSCSNRHGLIRKYGLNICRQCFREYANDIGFKKLD; from the exons ATGGGTTTCGCAAATCTTTGGTATTCTCATCCACGTAAATACGGCCAAGGCTCAAGATgctg ccgTTCCTGCTCTAACCGACATGGTTTGATCCGCAAATATGGTCTGAACATCTGCCGTCAGTGCTTCAGAGAGTATGCCAATGATATTGGCTTCAAGAAG CTCGATTAA